The genomic stretch attaaatcagAGTTGAATCGTTAGTATTACATTTGTATAAAGtttcagaaaaaaaagaagacaaaTTTATTTACAGGACATGCATGTTTGAATAGcttttgtttttctattatactttataagcagagatggatgatggatagtagtggaatccaggacgcacgttttgtcagctagatgtacctggaacccagagttgatgtttattctgggactcgaacaccgtacgattcgcttcaaatgccatcacgttatccacttggctactgagtccagatagccactagttTGTGCTATGGGATGAagtcccaaacaggatgaaATGCGAGTACtggattttactgctagccaccatggGGGAttcacctagtggagttggaaaaccctgattccgaactaATGGTACACATAGGTtctagtatcctgaagaaacaaatggagTATCAACCTATTtctggtcaccgactaccatgggacttcatctacTAACGTtggtccactgccttgtggattaggcctttaggtcaaaggctccgggtgtccTCCTAATAAAGCCACCAGCTTCGGTTTGAGTGCCCTGGCAGTATTTCAGTCCTCGCAAAAATTCAATGATTcatgtggtgcatatatatttggtgccctcttgtaccagtgtttatgtgtttaaataaataaatgagatcGATAGTTCGACCAATTCGAAATGAAAGTAAGACGTGTGACATTGAAGGACTTAAACTACATGGGACTCATCAAAGACATTTTTTATCGCTTCGTATTTTTGATGCTGTTAGAGAGATTCTTATATTCCTGATACATGAATTATGTCAAATCATGAGTTGACTGAAATTATAAACCTAGTTGACCTTCGGTAGATAAAATAGTCACTAAAAATAGATCACTTAACTGAAATGACCAAGTTTAATTTAGGTAAGTGGCATGAAGCTTTTGGACAAGGATTAACAAAACAAACCGAAATATCGATCTAATACTCTCTGATCTACCATGAAGATTTAGAGGATAACGTGATGGAACATTAGCATTCTAATTTATAAAGAGTCCATAACTCATCGCACTGTACATCATAAGTTATAATTGGTTTAGCTTAAAACTGAGTTGTATACAATGTATATTTACACAGTTGTCTTTAATTATTTAACTGAATGATGAGAGTAGAATAAAATACAAGTGGAAGAAACTTACAGCTTGTACATCAGCttgaattgaatgaaataaagCACGATTTTCATCCGATATTGTGCTCATCTCTGGTGCTTCATCATTTTCTGAATCAAAATAGGTAGCGTTGTTGTTTGAAGTAGACAAAACAACTGTGCTACCATCTCCAACTGGATTCACTTTTGTCGTAAGCCTTTTGCCAGTTAAAAGGTCATTTGACCTTTTACCTTCTGcaatattttcatttgaatcgttatcatcatcgtcgtcaccatcatcatcagcGTCTGCTTCATAAACACTATCGTTATAATCCTCTTCATCTGAAATGATTTCACGCCTAAACGGTTTTCGTTTATTTCTATAATAATAAGAtcttttatatttgtttaaacgTCGTCGTCTATTGGAGTGATTAAGGTTAAATTTACTATTAATAGAAGTAGGCATAGTTTGTCGACGTAGTCGATGATGAGATTGAGATATGTGATTGTATGAATTACTTAGTGTCAAACaattactattatcatcattagTCAATTTCGACAGACGATGTTTTAGCGGGTGCCGCGTTGTTTTGCTTGTGGAATTCATTTTGCATGAATTTGACAATTGGTCAGATCGACCAGAAACATGACGACATTTGACTAAAAAAATGAGCAAAtagtaatatttttttaaaactaacatACATGGTTTTAATATATTCTGTTGAAAAGATAAACGAATAAATAATACGTAAGTTCGGAATTTCTCTATCACAGACTTACATTAACCATCAAAGTCACCCTGAAAATCAAAAAGTGTTGAGATGTTTATGTTTCAATTCCGGTTACATTACCAAATCATAATCTTCAACTAATTCGTAAATGGAACAAACAAACTATAAGTCTTACAATAACCATAGTTTCAGAGAACTATGGAGTTGTTAGTGATTTTTCAACTACTAACTCGCAGTGGTATAACAAGGATGCCCCCAACTAATTTAGTAAATCCGTAAGAATGGCAAGATTATTGCAGCACAATGGTTTATGCCGCTTCTTTTACGACTTATTAGATATTTCTACCATATTAAAATCTGAAAGAGTAAACTGATCTTAAAAGTATTAAGAAGAATAGGGAAACCTTACAAAACCAGAACATTCCTAACAAGAGCAAAAAATGTAAGGATAATCGTAAGAGAAAAACATAAGATTACCTTGATTCTCATTTAATTTTTCTGAGGCCACACGAAGAGTTTCACGATTGAACAAACCAGTAGAAGTTCCACCCCTAGTAGCATGAATTGACTTTAATTCCCCAAGTGGGCTGGTCTTGTTTTGCTTAGCTTTACTGCGAACAAAATTTTCAGTGCTTCGAGATGATAAAGTACGTTTGAAGTATTTCTtaatttttgtttcatttttagaCAATTTGTTAAACACTTTACATGATGAGGTAGTGCTTTGATCAATTAAAACATCTGTTTtatcatcattgtcatcatcacCGTCCATAGATTTTCTACTATGAGTTTCAAAAGATCTATTTTGCAGTGGTTTTGATCTATCACATGAACGCAGCAGACCTTGCCAAGCTAAACTTGCACATAGAGAGGAACGTCGAAGACGTGAAACTGTAAAAAATACAAAtccaaataacaataataattataataagcaTTATTCTAAGGATTTCAAGTGATACCTAGAACTCAAGTGCAGATATCAATTTTATTGAATACTGAAAGTTACTTTAAATATTTGTGATCATATAATGCTGCATATATTATTTTCAGCTCACAAATTTTTAAAACTGAAGAAATGCTCAACCCTGACCCCTATAGAAAAATGACATGGCATGACCGAGGATAAATGTATGTTCCTTTCGCCATATGATATTCTATATCATCGTTGGACAAACTATACTTCAGATGAAACAACTACTCACATACTTGATATTAAAGTGTTttcaaaataaagtgaaataaacGTACATTAATGACTAGATTCGGGTCGATTGAATACTAGTAAATATGGATGAACTCAAGGATGTACAGATCTGTAACAGTTATTCATTATCAAAGAAATTTAACTCTCAATCTAGATCAAACTTGTGTCTTGAATCAAGGACTTGAAGAATTGTAGGTTGACGTTTAACGATAAGTAACTTCTACTATTCATGCAAATAGGTACAATCATAATTCTCACTCAAAGTGTAGGAATAATAAAGTCTGATAAACCCCATCCAACTTTATTATCAACGCCTTTGCTTAGCTTATTTAAAATTATCCTAACAACATAGTCACACTGTTGTTGTCTCCGTGTGGTTGGTGCTATCACTATTTGTGACTCACACAAGTAATTAATATTAGAAGCATCAATATTAACGAATTACTATTACGTTAAGAATATGTCAgttaaaaagaataaatgatAATCGTTATTACATTAGTTAACACAAACCCAGTTAAGAATTACTTGAGAAAAATGTTTAAACCATACTCTGGTCACAGTTTAGATATCATCAAATCTGATTACATTAAATCTCTGCATTAAGGTCAATACATGGAAATAGCTATAAACAGCTTTATGAGAAGAGTAATTGTGACATACAAATCCAAGACTCACTGAGCGAAACAAATAACTGAATACTATGATacagaaaatattatttaaatcagGAGTAAATAAAGGATGCAGGTTGAGAAAATTACCTCGTTTAGGAGGACTTTCAacttttgtcatttcattttcagTAGACAACTGATTTATAGTATTTTCCGTTTGAAGAGGAGCTTGAATAGAATTAGTTGACTTTCTATTTGATTTAGAGCCTAAAGTCCAATCAGTCAGAGATTTCTGAATTAAACGTTTTGACGGTTTGCATATAGTTGTTAGATTATTACCAATTTGACTGCTTTCAAGTGGAACAGGTTGTTTAACTTCCGATGTTGAAGTTATTAAAAAACTCGGCCTCGATGATTGTAATGCTTCATTATGTTCAATGATAGGTTCTGGTGATTGTTGAAAAGAAAATGATAATGGTGCTGTTAGATAAGCACCACTGACATTGGCCGCTTTTTTCATCCAGTCTATTTCATGTTGAGTTAGCTGATCACAAACTTGAATGGATCGTAATCTTGGATCCATGTTCAAACATTCCGTACCGGATTGTGAACAAATAGGACAAGTCCACATACCTGAAATAATTTGAGACATAAAACTATACAGTAAGAATActcaataaatttttatttgttatagATAACTAAGCTGATATCTACAATATCCTTTAAAATACAGAAAATTAACTGACGCCCAGGTTACGGCATAATGATACTTCACAATAAGTTACATTATATGTATGCGTAGGGAGAAAAGAGGTTTTATCAACTGACTCATCAATACATTAAAATATGTTTTGAGAATTACGGTCAACTTCCATAATAAATATCACCAAATAATGTAATATTCTATGATTAATAAGATtttaaactccgcctgtaactgTTCTAAGGTTATTGCCAGTTTCGAgtccaggtaaaggaggagggttgggcgtgAGGTCAGCAACCCCgtcccatagaaaacaaccttgctgaaaaacgctaaccaaaacaaacaaattaaatcgtttaaactctgccctctgAGTTGAAGAATCGTCTTTCAGAACAATTATGACGCTTAATGGTGTAAGCCGTTATTCTcgggaagtcacgaggccgatgccccttctaacaaccaaagcAACAATTAGTATAAGTATATGGAATAAGATTCTAGCAAAAAAATAAACGTTTTTACTTGAGAGGTTTACCTTCTGGAGGTTCTAGCATATTAGGTTCAGCACATTTAAGATGAAATCCTCGGTCACAAACATCACACAATAATAAATCAGACTGAGGATCTTCCTTATCAGGTGATGGATTTTGATCTTCTGAATTTGACTGACACAAACAACATCTCTTACAGTCGACACAAAGCCAACGAATTGAAGTAATGCATTTAACTAAATCCGGTGGCATTTTGAGACAAGTCGGATGACCTGAAgatgtttattttttgaaagaTGAAAGTTGAGCAACaatataaaatacaataaagtAGGTAATATAAatcagttaaataaataaatatggatAAATACGAAATGATAACTCCTGAAGTCCAGCCTCTTGGCTCTAAAACTAGTTAGCACAAAAATGGCACACAATGATTAATCTTCGAAATTTTCGCTGAATAGATCCTTTTACAGGGAATATACATCATAATGAGGAAACAAACTCAAGTGAACAAAGTAAAACCTCAACAGCAGAATAATATAGGCGTATATTACTTTATTTGATGATTTCTCACTAAATGTTAAGAATACATGTGAAAAACTGTAACAATATATTACTGGACTAGGTAATAGCTTGTCCCAAATAGTAAAAAATCTGGTCTTCTCATCATTAGACGGATAACAGAGGTTACTTAGACGATTCTAGCATTGAAATGATAAACAGAATAGTCTACTTTTTAAGGCTGTATAACCGCGTTGTTAACAAGAGGTTACAACATCCAAGCAACGAGTCGTTTATTGataaaaaattcaaatttaGTTCATACCCGACTGCCCACATTCCCAACAGGCAATCATTTCTTCCGCAGAGTTAGTTTTGTTGTTCAGTTCTGACGTACCCAAACATAAGCCACATATTGGAATCACCTTGGATGGCCTGCGTAGCCTCTGAAATAGAAAGGAAATTAAGAATGTGTCAGAGAAGACACATTGGAAGACTGACAAgatgataaaataaaacagtgTGGTTTAGTGGAATAACTTCTCTGCTGTACAAACTCGTTTAACAAAAAATTCGTGTTCGGTGTTGTATTATCGACAATACCACACTGGTTTTAGCAATCATAAAAACTACACGGAAATAGGGGGTCATAGAGAACAGCAACTGAAAATGTTTGGTTGTTAGAGCTAGATTGAGTCAGATTACACCGTTGATAATGGGCTATATCGCTTACGAGGTGACGATACAAAGGATGACTCCTCCATAAAGTGGTATAACACCATGGTATTTTTCGCAACTAATGACCATGAAGTACAAGTAATCATGATAATCCTATACAAATATGAGGAAACTATTCTCTGGTACAGACTAAAACTTCGGCGAAATTGCAATGTTGCCCACTAGATTAACATTAATACCCGAGCAGAAAATCAATGTGTAAAACTCACTCTGTTCAGAAGTCCCCGAGATTTAACGGAGACAGATGATAATTTGGCTTCAGCTCCATGAGATGATTCAGAGGGCGTTCCTGAAGCAGTCCTTTGCCTGAGAGTTCTCTGCCCAGAACTCTGACAAACACCAGTATATTCAGTAGGACTTGAGTTCATTGGGGTATTTACATTATCATGACTTCGCAGAAGAGGTTCATTTTCAAATTTGGGGGAATATACGACAGGAACAGGAGAAAGAGATTCTATATTGCTTGAATGACCTTGGTCTAATTCTGTACACCTAATATCACCATATCGTGGAGAAAAACAAGACCGCTTCCTGGTATTCATCCTTTCATTAACGGCTTGAAATTATCTGTATAGCAGAAagaattttcaatgattttgcCGAGTACAAGTGACTGGTGAAACGTTGTAATAAGTATAAATCAGAACCCACTACTGTATTTACCTGAGAACTGAAAGAGGTATCTCAGTAGTCTATGCACTCCATCAAATTACTAGATAAGTGAAACCCAGCTCCGTTTACTAGTCATTTCCTGAAGCCTGGTGCATGTGTTTATAAACAACTAACTTGCATCAGTCGCAAAGAATGTTTTATTTACTTGGACAGAGAATACGGGATTTCACTAAAAGGTCCAGACTAGTAGATCGAGAACATCAGCAACAGCGAGTTTTTAGTATTGGTAAAAAAGACAATGGTAGACGAATCAATATAACTCTCCTGTTCAAGAGTGAACCTGATGGAAATTTCAAGTGTCACATTATAAACACTACTGTGAATTTCGTCCGGTTTGAGTGCAGGTACCccaaaactatatatatatatactttgaatACAATTCAGTGAAATATTCCATTTAAGTTCACAAGTATCATACCATACTTCTAATTTGATCTTTATTATTCATACTGCAAGTAGAACTAAATATGAAACACCAACTAGACTTGAGGCAAGTTATCAAAATGGAAGAACCTCAGAAAATGAAAAacttagaaaagaaaaaaagagcaATAAATCATTACCAAGTATGTAGCCCgtgaaaataaaaaacaacagcAAACCATTTAAAAGCCGCCAATACTTATAGTAAGCGCTAGTTTAGGGCAAAGATATTGTATGTCTATTCATTCAAACTCTTCAAGATTAGATTGTACTTGCTAAAACTGAGCAGGCGATCACATCACTTTCCTCAGTAGGCTCCATCATTTGTAAAAGTCCGTTAGAAAAGTGATTATACCGGGGTTGAATAGAGTCAAGTTCTACAGATAGGAATAACTCTACCTGAAGCCACTCTGGTGCTgtaacctggaggtgcttgaaaTCAGCAAAACACATTGAACACGAGTTAGACAGCAAAAACTAGCTCCAGGATAGCTGCTGctatactccggccatgaagaagaaaatgctccacacacaaGGCATTGCActgatgctatccaaacaagcacaaaatgcacttacaGGATGTGGATCTCATGGACCAGGGATCACTAAAGTGTCCTTCAAAACGAAGAGGTAGGACATCACAATGAATGCCCCTACCAACGATCataatgaagacgttaaagatcacTTCtactgtagtgacctacttttccaTTGTCCATCTTGCTTGCACGGACGCGCATACACTCAACCGTTTCGCCTGTattctttggcacgtctcggtattctttcgataccatgagatcaccaacaaatatatcttatctggaCCATTAACAGCCCTCTGGTTTTTGGCCTGGCACGtgatcttattgtagtggtgatcatagtcagcCTCGACTTGACGCCATCTACACTACTATAGGCTGTAGTCAATTGTCGAGGTTGGAATGTACAACACTGGATACGGAGATATCATGTGACGACATGGACTAAGGGAAAATGACAAAAATTATGGGAAACTCGCTAATCTATTTGCCtacaataaactggtcataggtggcaccatattacCACACAAACGCACacacaaagccacatggacGTCAGTGGATCACACTACATAGAACtgaatcgaccatatctgcatcaacataAAGTTCAGGagaacgatggaggatgtgaggaCCAAGAGAGGatctgatatagcatcagatcaggTATAAAAAAGGCAATCGCTTCAACATGTCATGAGGTTCTGCGCCAcgagaagcaccatcacaaggaatggatcactgttggtacactggataagattgaagaaaggaggaacaagaaggcagcaatcaatactagccgaacaagagcagaaaaagccagggcacaagccgaatattcagaagcaaacaagcaagtaaagaggatcatcagaaccgacaaacttAAATacgtggaagatttagcgataaCGGTGGAAAAGGctgtaagagaaggaaacatgagacaattgtacgACGCAACAAAGAAACTttctggaaattaccgtaaaccagaatgACCaatgaaaagcaaggaaggcgaGATGATCattaaaattgaagaaaaacgAAACAGGTGAGTAGAgtacttcaaagaactcttgaatcgaccagctccactgaacccacccaatatcgaagcagcacccacggacctcccgaTCGATGTTGGTCGACGAATATTTGAAAGGATCAGCATGGCCAtaaggcactgaaagcagaaaTAGTAGCTACTGCAAAGACACActacattctcttcagtaagatttgggatgaagaacaagaaccaacagactggaaagaatgatattttataaaaatatcaaaaaaaggCGAAGTCAGTGTGACAACTAAAGAGGCATCAGTCTTCTTTCATCACctggaaaggttttcaacagggtattgttaagcagaatgaaggactccgtagactcCATAgatgctcaacttcgagatcaacacgctggatttcgtaaggatccaTTGTGTAcggaccaaatcgcaactctacggatcattgtggaacaaccatttgaatggaattcatcactctacaccAACTTTATCGACTACGAGGAAGCTTTTGATAGAATGTACagaacaacactatggaggcttcttcgacactacggcttacctgagaagatagttaatatcatacggaattcctaggatgga from Schistosoma mansoni strain Puerto Rico chromosome 6, complete genome encodes the following:
- a CDS encoding putative myst histone acetyltransferase; its protein translation is MKGTRKRSCFSPRYGDIRCTELDQGHSSNIESLSPVPVVYSPKFENEPLLRSHDNVNTPMNSSPTEYTGVCQSSGQRTLRQRTASGTPSESSHGAEAKLSSVSVKSRGLLNRRLRRPSKVIPICGLCLGTSELNNKTNSAEEMIACWECGQSGHPTCLKMPPDLVKCITSIRWLCVDCKRCCLCQSNSEDQNPSPDKEDPQSDLLLCDVCDRGFHLKCAEPNMLEPPEGMWTCPICSQSGTECLNMDPRLRSIQVCDQLTQHEIDWMKKAANVSGAYLTAPLSFSFQQSPEPIIEHNEALQSSRPSFLITSTSEVKQPVPLESSQIGNNLTTICKPSKRLIQKSLTDWTLGSKSNRKSTNSIQAPLQTENTINQLSTENEMTKVESPPKRVSRLRRSSLCASLAWQGLLRSCDRSKPLQNRSFETHSRKSMDGDDDNDDKTDVLIDQSTTSSCKVFNKLSKNETKIKKYFKRTLSSRSTENFVRSKAKQNKTSPLGELKSIHATRGGTSTGLFNRETLRVASEKLNENQVKCRHVSGRSDQLSNSCKMNSTSKTTRHPLKHRLSKLTNDDNSNCLTLSNSYNHISQSHHRLRRQTMPTSINSKFNLNHSNRRRRLNKYKRSYYYRNKRKPFRREIISDEEDYNDSVYEADADDDGDDDDDNDSNENIAEGKRSNDLLTGKRLTTKVNPVGDGSTVVLSTSNNNATYFDSENDEAPEMSTISDENRALFHSIQADVQACLPQPLESSLSLPPANNPRVLAAMDNSSLNLSSNQLMMPRDSNENDAHHQRQQLEKIEEARYPPQIQLGRYVITTWYSAPYPSEYARLTLLYICEFCLKYIKTRNVYLRHIKQAYGRFLIDFSFLLSRIEGQPGSPEKPLSQLGNLSYQSYWRSKVLPFLLCSMKDCKLLNSTMPNCETDSDCLANPVGSIGFRDFVITIHEISSTTGIDPHDVASTIQQLATTITLSADGR